The genomic DNA AGCACTGCGGCGGTGGAGCTGGTGGTGCTGGTCGTGGAGATCGTTGTGATAGGAGCACTAGCACCTCCGGTACTTGTATACTGGCAACCGCACTTCCCGATAAATGGTGCTGGTGCTGCTGTTGGAGCGATTCCATATCGGAAACGAGAACAACCGTTGGACTCGATGTGCGATCGGTTTGCAGGTGGATTTGTCGGATTTGTGGAATTGGGGGTACGGGTGTCGACGGTTCATCGTGCTGATCGGGTGCTGATCGCGCTTCCGGTGGAGACGATACGGCCGGCGATGTTGGAATGATCGGTTCGGAAATTTGCCTTTCAAAATGATGGTACGCCGGAATCGTCAATAGGTTTTGCGGGTACATGTTCGTTACGTCCAGCGTGTCCAAGTCGGACCCGTACTGCTGACCGGACGAGGATGAGTCACTTCCTTTCTTTATCCGCTGCTGGCGGAATAAAGAACAACCGAAAAGTTGTTGCTGTGCGGCACGCGAggaaaaacagaaaaacataacaaaacataaacaaaaatgaCAATGCCATCTGTTGTCCAACTGACGTGGTTCAAATTCAGGGGTttctcaatggtcgagtgattgtaattattgtaatccgtcactccccaggggtatatagtggtgcccggaaaaatggccacccctccgtctatgtattcgtcaatgttACTACTGTTATCAATTTCAAGGTGGGTGATTTTGAAGCATTTTGCAAAAACTCATACtaccctgagacgagacctgcaaagaggaaaaaatgtaacttcagctgctgccagccaactgctgtcacgaactgtcaggtgcaaccagcagctttttgagtgaaagtattggcattgacgaatacatagacggaggGGTGGCCATTTTCcgggcaccactatatacccctggggagtgacggattacaataattacaatcactcgaccattgagaagcccctcaatttgaaccacgtcagtttgacaacagttgtcattttcatttttgtttatgtttttgttatgtttttctgtttttccCTCGCGTGCCGCACAGCAACAACTTTTTCGGTTGTTCTTTTTTATTCCGCCAGCAGCGGATAAAGAAAGGAAGTGACTCATCCTCGTCCGGTCAGCAGTACGGATCCGACTTGGACACGCTGGACGTAACGAACATGTACCCGCAAAACCTATTGACGATTCCGGCGTACCATCATTTTGAAAGGCAAATTTCCGAACCGATCATTCCAACATCGCCGGCCGTATCGTCTCCACCGGAAGCGCGATCAGCACCCGATCAGCACGATGAACCGTCGACACCCGTACCCCCAATTCCACAAATCCGACAAATCCACCTGAAAACCGATCGCACATCGAGTCCAACGGTTGTTCTCGTTTCCGATATGGAATCGCTCCAACAGCAGCACCAGCACCATTTATCGGGAAGTGCGGTTTCCAGTACAAGCACCGGAGGTGCTAGTGCTCCTATCACAACGATCACCACGACCAGCACCACCAGCTCCACCGCCGTAGCGCTACTTGCCGACCTGAGTTCATCAACGCCGAGTTCAATTCGCATAAAAGGCGACGAATTGTCGCGGTCTGCTTCATCTCCTTTGGTAAGTGTTAACATttcctgaatcaaaatttacCTTTGTTTTGTACTTAAATGCCAGTATTTACAGTGAATTGATCTATCTTCTCATACAGATGAGCAGCCGATCGAAGGAAATACCCGGCCTGGACAGCCAACGGTCTAGCCACTGTCCGGTGGTACGGGAGGGTCCCGCGCTGGGTTGCAATTTCTGCTGGAACACAAGGAGGATACTGCGACGGAAAACCAAGTACCACTGTCCCGAGTGCCATACGAACTTGTGCATTGCGCCCTGCTTCCAGGAGTATCACGAACGCCAATCGGCGGAGAACCCTGCCCCCACCAGCAACGACAGCGGAAGCGCCTGTGTGTATGGTGTAGGTGGATTGTACGCAAAAGTGGATCTCCGATTGAGCACCTTTACTTTCGCGGAATTGTGTCATTCTCTTTGTTGTTTTTGATGGGTAAGAATAGAACACACATTCAGACTAttgctatatatatatatatatatatatatatatatatatatatatatatatatatatatatataggaagaaacattttttgtagCGCTGCCTCCGGCTTGGATCGCTCCCCCGATCACGCTCGTCTACTCAGATTTACCTGGACCGTTTTACTGTAttcggattttctttgaaataatCAACCAAGAGGCAGAAAAAGTATACAATTATTAACGAAGATGTTTTACAAATCAAATTCGGTAGAAAAACACACAAATCTGATAGAAGGCGACGATGATCGTAATCCCTTTTGTCGGCGGAGTAACCGCTTGGAGGCCCGCATAACAAAAAACAATTTGAGTCATGTTCCAAACCATTAAGTTGATTCAAAGCAAAATGTAACTGTAATACAAAAACTTGTGGCTATGTTCAATGATAAGTGACTGAAATATTTAAACAATAACGAATTATTCTTCGACATTTTCTTGTATTGTGATAAACAATGTTGTCATGCTATTTTTGAAagatatcaattcaaaagcacACAACTGTTTGATAtgacaataaataatattgttaaagttatttttatttattg from Armigeres subalbatus isolate Guangzhou_Male unplaced genomic scaffold, GZ_Asu_2 Contig2088, whole genome shotgun sequence includes the following:
- the LOC134203750 gene encoding uncharacterized protein LOC134203750, whose translation is MYPQNLLTIPAYHHFERQISEPIIPTSPAVSSPPEARSAPDQHDEPSTPVPPIPQIRQIHLKTDRTSSPTVVLVSDMESLQQQHQHHLSGSAVSSTSTGGASAPITTITTTSTTSSTAVALLADLSSSTPSSIRIKGDELSRSASSPLMSSRSKEIPGLDSQRSSHCPVVREGPALGCNFCWNTRRILRRKTKYHCPECHTNLCIAPCFQEYHERQSAENPAPTSNDSGSACVYGVGGLYAKVDLRLSTFTFAELCHSLCCF